The Thermodesulfobacteriota bacterium nucleotide sequence CCAGCTCCAGATCAGGCACCCCCACTTGCAGCTGGCGGGCCAGCTCGCTCAAGGAGGAGCCGGTGGTGGCCCGGGAGAAGTGGGGGTAGAGGGTGAGCGCCACCAGCCGCCGGATGCCGGCCGCCTGCACCTGGGCCAGGCAGGCGCCGGTCCGGGGATGCCAGTAGCGCATGCAGACGAAGGAGCGGAACGGGCCGCAGGGGGCCAGATGCTCCGCCAGGGCCTGCCCCTGGGCAGCGGTGATGCGGGCCAGGGGCGAGCCGCCGATCTCGGCGTAGTTGGCCCGGCTCTTGGGCGCCCGGCGCCAGGCGATCAAACGGGCGATGAGGGGCTGGAGCAGGGCCGGCCCCAGGCGGATGATCTCCCGGTCGGAAAAAAGGTTGACCAGAAAGGGCCGCACCTCCTCGCCCCGCTCCGGGCCGCCCAGATTGAGGAGCAGGATGGCGATGGCCTGGCTGCCGCTGGCTGGGGTCACGGCCGCTACCGCCGGCTCAGGCGATGGACGCAGGCCACCAGGAACTGGGCCTTTTCGGGCGGCGTTTCCGGCAGGATACCGTGGCCGAGGTTGAAGATGTGGCCGCGGGCCTGGCGGCCCTGGTCGAGGATCCGGGCCACCCTCTTTTCCAGCTCCGCCTCCGGCAGCAGGAGGGCGCAAGGGTCCAGATTGCCCTGGATCGCCACCCCCGGCCCCAGCCGCTCCAGGGCCTGGGCGATGTCGAGCCGCCAGTCGAGGCCCAGGACATCGGCGCCGCTGGTCTCGGACAGCTCCAGAAGGCTGGCGCCGTTGTTGGCGAAGTAGATGATCGGCACCGTCACCCCCTGGGCCCGGAGGTCGGCGATGATCCGCTTGACGTAGGGCAGGGCGTAGCGGGCGAAATCCTCCGGACCCAGCACCCCGACCCAGGAGTCGAAAATCTGCAGCGCCTGGGCACCGGCAGACACCTGGGCCGCCAGATACAGGGTGGTGCTGGCGGTGATCCGGTCCAGGAGGGCCGCCCACACCTCCGGGGCGGCGTACATCAGGCGCTTGGTCTCAAAGAAGCTCTTGGACGAGCCGCCCTCGATCACGTAGGTGGCCAGGGTGAAAGGCGCGCCGGCAAAACCGATGAGGGGCACCTTGGCGGCCAGCTCCCGCCGGAGGATGCGGATGGCTTCCAGGACAAAGCCCAGGCGCTCCTCCGGGTCCGGCACCGACAGCCGCCCCACATCGGCCAGCGAGCGCACCACCGGTCCCAGGACCGGTCCCTTCTTCTCATGGAAGGCCAGCTCCATGCCCATGGCCTCGATGGGCACCAGGATGTCGGAAAAGAGGATCGCCGCATCGACGCCCAGGATGTCCACCGGCTGGATCGTCACCTCGGCGGCCAGCTCCGGGGTCTTGCACAGTTCCAGGAAGGAAACCCGATCCCGGACTGTGTGGTAGGCGGGCAGATACCGCCCGGCCTGGCGCATGATCCAGATCGGCGTGTGGGAGACCGCCTCGCCGCGGCAGGCCCGCAGGAAGGTATCGTTCATGACTCGCTCCTCTCCGGTAGGGGGCCGCAGCAGCCCCGGGGATCCCTAGCGGCCGGCGTCGCGGCCCGCCGCTTCCTGGGCCTTCACCAGCTTCAGGGGCAGATAGCCGCAAAACGGCTCCTCGGCCAGGTAGTCACCGCTCATGGCGTAGGCCCGGGCCCGGCAGCCGCCGCAGACATTGACAAACTCGCACGCCCCGCAGCGGCCCCGATAGGATTTGAAATCCCGCAGCTCCTGGAACAGGGACGAGGTCTCCCAGATCTCCTTGAAGGACTGCTCGCGGATGTTGCCCGCCGCCTTGGGGAAGTAGGAGCAGGGCAGCACATTGCCGTCCACGTCAATGAGGCTGATGAGCTGGCCGGCCAGACAACCCTTGGCACCGCCGGTGGAGAACTTGAGGCTGCGGCGCTCGAGCTTCTCGCCCCGGGCCCGGGCCTCTTGCACCACCACCCGGTAGTAATGGGGGGCGCAGGTGGGCCGGACCAGCATCCCGGTCTCGTTCTTCTCCATCTCGTAATGCCAGCGCAACAGCTCCTCGTAGTCCTCCTTGGAGATGAGCTCGGAGAGGATCTCCTCGCCCCGGCCGGTGGGCACGATCATGAACATGTACCAGGCGGTGGCGCCCAGCTCCTTGGCCAGGCGGGCGACCTTGGGAATCTCGGCCTGGTTGCGCTTCGTGAAGGAGGAGTTGATGAGGAAGGGGATGCCGTGCTCCCGGAAGAGGCCGGCGGCCCGCACTGTGCCGTCGAAGGCGCCGGGCTGGCAGCGGAAGTCGTCGTGCACTGGCGCGCTGGCCCCGTCCAGGCTCAGGGACACCATCTTGATGTCCACTTCCTTGATACGGTCGCAGATCTCCGGCGTCACCAGGGTGCCATTGGTGGCCAGGCACATGCGCAAGCCTTTTTGGGTGCCGTAGCGGGCGATCTCGAAGACATCCGGCCGCAGAAGCGGCTCGCCGCCGGAGAGCACCACCACCGGCTGGGCATAGGAGGCGATGTCGTCCAGGACCCGCCGGGCCTCCTCCAGGGAGAAATCCGGGTGGCCCGCCACCTCCAGGGCCGAGGACGAGCGGCAGTGGACACACTTGAGGTTGCAGCGCCGGGTGATCTCCCAGGCGATCCACTTGGGCACAAATTCCACAGGCAGCCTCCAAAGAAGGGCTTGTTACGGCCGGTGAAGGGATCGGGGCTATTTGCCACGGACCGGCCAGGCTGTCAACGAAGGACTGCCCCAGTTTGGCGGCAATTCCGGCCGGTGGCAAGACCATTCCACGGCCCTGGCCCCATGGCCTCGGCCCAGGGGGCGCTGGCGCCATCCTGGTCCCCCAGGTCGCAACCGGCGGCCCCGGTTCTGACCCCATCAGCCGTGGGCGCTGCCCTCGCCGCCCAGCATGGTGGCGATGATGGCGACCAGACGGCCGGCACTGAGGCCTGTCTCGCCGGGCAGGATCGCCGCCGGGGGATAGCGGCGGGCAAGGGTCAGGGCGGCTACCAGGTGCCGCCGGCCGGCCCGGAGGTTCCCCTGTTGGCAGCGCAGATTGCCCAGGGTGAAATGGGCCAGCAGATGCTCCGGGGCCAGGTAGAGACAACGCTCCAGGGCCTTGATCCCCTCGTGCGCCTGTCCCAGCTCCAGGGCAATGCCTGCGGCCAGGTAATGGGCCTCGGGATCGAGACGCTCCAGGGCCAGGGCCCGCTGGCACCAAGTGGCGGCGGCCGCAAGCTGCCCCTTCTTGGCGTGGCAGCGGGCCAGAAGCAGGCAGGCGGCCCGGTCTGCGGCCGGCGGCTCGGCCAGTCCCTCGGCGGCAGCCACCGGCCTCTCCGGTGGCGGTCCCGCTACCGGAGAGGCCGGTCCCTGGGGGCGGAAGATCATCGGGCCATGGCCGGCCAGGGTAAAGAGCCCGGAGGCGAGAAAGAAGGGGGCGTCGGTGGGGCCGGCCACCAGCCAGCCCTCCGGAGCCAGGTTGGCGTGCAGCCTGGCCACCAGGGCTGCCGCCATCTCCGGCTCCCAGTACATGAGAAGATTGCGGCAGAAGATCACATCCTGGTCCTGGCGAGCTGCCGCCTCGTCCGGCAGCGGCGCCTTGGCCAGGTTGCAGTGGCGGAAGGTCACCAGCCGCCGGAGACGGGGGACGATCTCCCAGCGCCCGTTGGCCAGGGGCCGGAAGAAGGTCTGCCGGCTCTCCTCGTCCAGGCCCCGGAAGGACCAGGGGCCATAGACCCCGCGGCTGGCGGTGGCCAGGGCTGCGGCGTTGATGTCGGTGCCCAGGACAGCCACCTGCCAGCCACCCAGCTCGGCCCGATAGCGATCCAGGACCATGGCCAGGGAATAGGCCTCCTCGCCGGTGCTGCAGGCGATGCTCCACAGGCGCAGCCGGCGGCGGCTACCCGCACGGGCGGCCAGCCGCTCCGGCAGGATCTTGTCGGTCAGGGTGGCAAACGACTTGGGCTCTCGGAAGAAGTAGGTCTCGCCCACCGTCAGACAGCCGGTCAGGGCCTCGGCCTCCTCCGGGGTGAGGAGGCCGCTCACGAGGCGGTGCACCAGCCGGTCGCTGTCGCCCTGCCGCAGGAGGTCAGCGGCCTGCACCAGCTGGCGGTCCAGCTCGTCCCAGCGCTCGGGCCGGAACAGGAGGCCCAGGCGGCTGGCCAGAATGCGACTCACCGTCGCCAGCTGAGAATCGGTTGCGTGTCGGGGCATGAGCAGTGCCGAGCCTGGAAGGCCGGCCACAAAGGACTGGACGCCGAACGCGGCTCGTTGCTACACTGCGCTTCGCCGGCATCCAGGGCCGGCCACTGCCGGCCCTCGCCGGATTATCGCACAATGCCCCAGCGACAGACAAGGCGTCCCCAGCCCTGCCGCTCCCCACCCAGCCGCCATGACCCCGCACCCGGCCACCATCCATCTCGCCCTCCTGACCGTCGAGATCTTCATCCCCCACTCCGGCTCCCTGAAGTCGAAGCGAAAGGTCACCTCCAGCCTCAAACGCCGGATCCGCAACGAGTGCAACGCCTCGGTGGCGGAGCTGGGGCTCCTGGAGGAATGGCAGCGCTCGCTCCTCGGAGTAGCGGTTCTGGGCAACGACCGCCGCCTGGTGGACGAGCAGATGAATCTGGTCCGGGGCCTGTTCGACGAGGAGAGCGAGATCGAGATCGTGGCCGCCCGCCTGGAGTGGTGCTAGCCGTGAAGGCCTTCTGGCTGGCCTTCGTGCCCCTGTTCGTGGCCGTGGATGCCCTGGGGGTGCTGCCTTTGTACCTCGGCCTCACCGAGGACCTGGACCAGGCGGCGCGGCGGCGGATCATCAGCCAGTCGGTGGCCACGGCCACCGTGGTGGCCCTGACCTTCCTGGTGGCCGGCACCTGGATCCTGCGCCTTCTGGGGCTCACCATCGCCGACTTCATGATCGCCGGCGGCTGCGTGCTGTTCGCCCTCTCCTTGCGGGATCTCCTCACCGCGGACAAGGCCTTGCGCCAAGTGGACCCGGACAGCCTGGGCGCGGTGCCCATCGGCGTGCCCCTCATCACCGGGCCAGCGGTCCTCACCACCTCCCTTTTGGTCATGCACCAGCACGGCTTTGTCATCGCCGCCCTGGCGGTGGTGACCAACATCCTCATCGCCGGCATCACCTTTCTCTTCGCCGGCGCCATCCACCGGGTCCTGGGCCGAGCCGGCTCCAAGACCCTCTCCAAGATCGCGAGCCTCCTCCTGGCCGCCATCGCGGTCATGATGGTGCGACGGGGCCTGGTGGCCCTGGTCACCGGCAGCGGCAGCCCGTGATGGACCATCTGGACAACATGGACGCCATGGACCGCCGGGCCGGGTCCATCACGTCCATGCTGTCCATGACGTCCATACCGTCCACCTACACCCGGCAGATCAGCCCCTTGAGATAGCTGCCCTCCGGGAAGTGGAGGGTAAAGGGGTGGTCGGCCGGCTGGCCGAGGCGGGCCAGGACCTGGGGGTCCCGGCCGGCGTCCCGGGCCGCCTCGGCGACGATGGCCTCGAAGATCTCCGGGGAGACATGGCCGGAGCAGGAGAAGGTGACCAGGAGGCCGTCCGGCCGCAGGAGCTTCATGGCCAGCAGATTGATGTCCTTGTAGCCCCGGCTGGCAGCAGGCACCTGGCTCGCCGATTCAGCGAACTTGGGGGGATCGAGGATGATGCAGTCAAAGAAGCGGCCCATGTCCCGGAAGCGGCGCAGGGCGACAAAGACATCCGCCTCCAGGCTCTCCAGCCGCTCGGCAGCAAAGCCGTTGTCCCGGGCATGGACGGCGGCCTGGGCCAAGGCAGCGGCCGAGGTCTCCAGGTTGGTGACCCGAGTGGCGCCGCCGGCCAGGGCACTGATGCCGAAAGCGCCGGTGTAGGCGAAGGCGTTGAGCACCTCCCGGCCCGCCGCCAGGGCCGTCACCCGCGCCCGGTTGTCCCGCTGGTCGAGATAGAAGCCGGTCTTGTGGCCGGAGCGCACATCCACCTGGAAGCGGCAGGGGCCCTCGACGATGGGGATCCAAGCTGGCGGCTCCTCGCCGGCCAGGAGCCCCACCCGGGGCGCCAACCCCTCCTTGGCCCGCACCCCGGCGTCGGAGCGCTCGAAGATCCCGGCCACCGGCACCAGCGCCCCCAGGGTGTCGACGATGGTCGCCCGCCACGCCTCGGGGCCGGCCGCCAGCAGCTGGCAGACCAGAAAATCGCCATAGCGGTCCACCACCAGGCCGGGCAGGCCATCGCCTTCCCCGTTGACCAGCCGATACGCCGTCGCGTCGTCCCGGCTGGCCAGATCCTGCCGGCGCGCCAGGCAGCGCGCCAGACGTCGCTGCCAGAAGGCGTCGTCGATGGCCTCCACCGGGTCCAGGCTCCACAGCCGCACCAGGATCTGGGAAAGGGGGGAATAGGCCCCCCGGCCCAGGAGCCGGCCGTCTGCGGCCACCACCTTCACGGTGGCGCCGGCGGCGGGCTCCCCGTCCACCCGCGCCACAGCGCCGGAGAAGATCCAGGGATGGCGGCGCCGGACGCTCTTGTCCCGGCCTGGCTTCAGAACCACCTGTGCCATGCGGCTTGCTCCTGTACGCAACGGATTCTAGCCCTGGCTGCCGCCAGGATCCGTGGTGCCCGGTCTGGAGGCGGCTCCGGCCGGGGGATGGGCGGCTCCCCGCCGGCGCCACAGCAGGGTGAGCAGAAGCAGGACCAGGGCGCCGGCGATGAGCCAGGCGTCCAGGCGACCGGAGGCGGCCAGGGCGCGGCTGATCTGGGGCCAGCCCCGGCGGCCGGTCGCCCAGTAGACCTCCAGGGGCCAGAAGAAGGAGATCGGGATGCCGCTCCACAAAACGTCGGCGGCCAGATGGGAAAGGACCACCGCCACCGCTGCCACCGGATCGAGACTCGCCCTCCCGCTGGCCCGGCGCCACAGCCACGCCGTCCCCAGACCCAGGACCAGGGCAAAGAGCAGGGAGTGGGTGGGCCCCCGGTGGAAGGCCAGGGCGTTGTCCCGCAGCACCAGCCCAGCCAGGATGTCCACATCCGGCAGGTTGGCCAGGACCGCCACGGCGCCGGCAACAGCCCAGGACCAGGGCCGGCGCCGGAGCAGGCTTGCCAGCCGATAGGCCAGAAGGCCCACGGCCGCATGTCCGAGGGGCATGGGCATGGGCGTCGCGTCATCCGGATGGTGGGGGGAATCCTTCCGGCATTGTACACTCTCTCCTGGCCGGCACCAAACCCTATCCCCGGCCACCCTTGACCATGGACCGTTTTGCGCCCGCCCTGCCCCCGGCTCTCCCTATCCTGCCCCTGCTGCCGGAGCTGACCGTCACCCTGGCTGAC carries:
- the hemE gene encoding uroporphyrinogen decarboxylase, encoding MNDTFLRACRGEAVSHTPIWIMRQAGRYLPAYHTVRDRVSFLELCKTPELAAEVTIQPVDILGVDAAILFSDILVPIEAMGMELAFHEKKGPVLGPVVRSLADVGRLSVPDPEERLGFVLEAIRILRRELAAKVPLIGFAGAPFTLATYVIEGGSSKSFFETKRLMYAAPEVWAALLDRITASTTLYLAAQVSAGAQALQIFDSWVGVLGPEDFARYALPYVKRIIADLRAQGVTVPIIYFANNGASLLELSETSGADVLGLDWRLDIAQALERLGPGVAIQGNLDPCALLLPEAELEKRVARILDQGRQARGHIFNLGHGILPETPPEKAQFLVACVHRLSRR
- a CDS encoding radical SAM protein is translated as MEFVPKWIAWEITRRCNLKCVHCRSSSALEVAGHPDFSLEEARRVLDDIASYAQPVVVLSGGEPLLRPDVFEIARYGTQKGLRMCLATNGTLVTPEICDRIKEVDIKMVSLSLDGASAPVHDDFRCQPGAFDGTVRAAGLFREHGIPFLINSSFTKRNQAEIPKVARLAKELGATAWYMFMIVPTGRGEEILSELISKEDYEELLRWHYEMEKNETGMLVRPTCAPHYYRVVVQEARARGEKLERRSLKFSTGGAKGCLAGQLISLIDVDGNVLPCSYFPKAAGNIREQSFKEIWETSSLFQELRDFKSYRGRCGACEFVNVCGGCRARAYAMSGDYLAEEPFCGYLPLKLVKAQEAAGRDAGR
- a CDS encoding CheR family methyltransferase; protein product: MPRHATDSQLATVSRILASRLGLLFRPERWDELDRQLVQAADLLRQGDSDRLVHRLVSGLLTPEEAEALTGCLTVGETYFFREPKSFATLTDKILPERLAARAGSRRRLRLWSIACSTGEEAYSLAMVLDRYRAELGGWQVAVLGTDINAAALATASRGVYGPWSFRGLDEESRQTFFRPLANGRWEIVPRLRRLVTFRHCNLAKAPLPDEAAARQDQDVIFCRNLLMYWEPEMAAALVARLHANLAPEGWLVAGPTDAPFFLASGLFTLAGHGPMIFRPQGPASPVAGPPPERPVAAAEGLAEPPAADRAACLLLARCHAKKGQLAAAATWCQRALALERLDPEAHYLAAGIALELGQAHEGIKALERCLYLAPEHLLAHFTLGNLRCQQGNLRAGRRHLVAALTLARRYPPAAILPGETGLSAGRLVAIIATMLGGEGSAHG
- a CDS encoding DUF503 domain-containing protein, whose translation is MTPHPATIHLALLTVEIFIPHSGSLKSKRKVTSSLKRRIRNECNASVAELGLLEEWQRSLLGVAVLGNDRRLVDEQMNLVRGLFDEESEIEIVAARLEWC
- a CDS encoding MarC family protein, coding for MKAFWLAFVPLFVAVDALGVLPLYLGLTEDLDQAARRRIISQSVATATVVALTFLVAGTWILRLLGLTIADFMIAGGCVLFALSLRDLLTADKALRQVDPDSLGAVPIGVPLITGPAVLTTSLLVMHQHGFVIAALAVVTNILIAGITFLFAGAIHRVLGRAGSKTLSKIASLLLAAIAVMMVRRGLVALVTGSGSP
- a CDS encoding class I SAM-dependent methyltransferase encodes the protein MAQVVLKPGRDKSVRRRHPWIFSGAVARVDGEPAAGATVKVVAADGRLLGRGAYSPLSQILVRLWSLDPVEAIDDAFWQRRLARCLARRQDLASRDDATAYRLVNGEGDGLPGLVVDRYGDFLVCQLLAAGPEAWRATIVDTLGALVPVAGIFERSDAGVRAKEGLAPRVGLLAGEEPPAWIPIVEGPCRFQVDVRSGHKTGFYLDQRDNRARVTALAAGREVLNAFAYTGAFGISALAGGATRVTNLETSAAALAQAAVHARDNGFAAERLESLEADVFVALRRFRDMGRFFDCIILDPPKFAESASQVPAASRGYKDINLLAMKLLRPDGLLVTFSCSGHVSPEIFEAIVAEAARDAGRDPQVLARLGQPADHPFTLHFPEGSYLKGLICRV
- a CDS encoding metal-dependent hydrolase; amino-acid sequence: MPMPLGHAAVGLLAYRLASLLRRRPWSWAVAGAVAVLANLPDVDILAGLVLRDNALAFHRGPTHSLLFALVLGLGTAWLWRRASGRASLDPVAAVAVVLSHLAADVLWSGIPISFFWPLEVYWATGRRGWPQISRALAASGRLDAWLIAGALVLLLLTLLWRRRGAAHPPAGAASRPGTTDPGGSQG